One Streptomyces formicae genomic window, GTGACGTCGTGGCCCTTCTGGACCGAGATGCGCTTGACGGCGCCCGCGATGTTGGCGACCGCGATGCGCAGATAGCCCTCGGCGACCTGCTCGGGCGTGCGGTCGTCGCCGGTGGCCTCGTGGATCTCGCGGGCGAGGTCGGCGAAGCGGTCACGGACGAGTGCGGCGTCCAGGGGCTGGTCCCCGTCCGGTCCGAACACCGCGGGAAAGTGGGCCGGTTGGATGCGCCCGAGGGCGACGTTGGCGTCGGTGACGGTGAGCGGGCCGCCGCCTCGGTAGCTCGCGGGGCCCGGGTCCGCGCCCGCCGAATCGGGGCCCACGCGGTAGCGGCTGCCGTCGAAGTGGAGGACGGAGCCGCCGCCCGCGGCGACGGTGTGGATGTCCAGCATCGGGGCGCGCAGGCGCACCCCCGCGATCTGCGTGGTGAAGACCCGTTCGTACTCGCCCGCGTAGTGCGACACGTCGGTCGAGGTGCCGCCCATGTCGAAGCCGATGACGCGGTCGAAGCCCGCCAGGTGCGACATGCGGGCCATGCCCACGATGCCGCCCGCGGGCCCGGACAGGATCGCGTCCTTGCCGCGGAACTGGCCCGCTTCGGCGAGGCCGCCGTTGGACTGCATGAACATCAGCCGTACGCCCTGGAGTTCATCGGCGACGTGCTGGACGTAGCGGCGCAGGACCGGCGAGAGATACGCGTCGACGACCGCGGTGTCGCCGCGCGGGACGAGCTTCATCAGCGGGCTGACCTCGCTGGAGAGCGAGACCTGCGGGAACCCGGTGCGATCGGCGAGCTCGCCGATCGCCTGTTCGTGGGCGGGATACAGATGGCTGTGCATGCAGACGACGGCCACGGAGCGGATCCCGTCGTCGAACGCCTTCCGTAAGGGACCGGTGAGTCCGTCGAGGTCGGGTTCGCGCAGCACGGTGCCGTCCGCCGCCACGCGCTCGTCGACCTCGATCACCCGCTCGTAGAGGAGTTCGGGCAGGACGATCTCGCGGGCGAAGATCTCCGGGCGGTTCTGGTACGCGATGCGCAGGGCGTCGCGGAAGCCGCGGGTGACGACAAGCGCGGTGGGCTCGCCCTTGCGCTCCAGGAGGGCGTTGGTGGCGACGGTGGTGCCCATGCGGACGGTGTCGACGGGAAGCGCGGCCGTCCGCCCGTCGGGGGCATCGGCGGCGTCCCGTACGCCGCCCGCCCGCGCCAGTAGTTCCCGGATCCCCGCGACGGCCGCGTCCCGGTAGCGCGCGGGGTTGTCCGAGAGGAGCTTGTGCGTGAGCAGGCGACCGTCCGGATGCCGCGCGACGATGTCGGTGAAGGTGCCGCCCCTGTCGACCCAGAACTGCCAGCCAGTCACGTTCTCACTCCTGCTTCCGCGCTGTTCAGAGCGCCCGGAGGCCGTTGATCACGTCGCGCAGAATACTCTCGTCCGGCAGCTCGGCGGGGGGTACGGGGCGGGTCACGTGCACCAGTTCGTCGTCGACGAGGTCTCCGATGAGGACGCGGACCACGCCGATGGGCAGATCGAGTTCGGCCGCGAGTTCGGCGACCGACTGGGGAGTGTCACGGCAGAGTTCGACGATGTCCACGTGCTCCGGAGAGAGCGTCTGGTCGGCCTCCGGGGCGCCGATCGCCCGTGCCTCGGCGATGACGACCGCGATGAGGTCGAGGCGATGCTGCCCCGGACTCGTGGTGCGGCCACGCGTCATGGCGTAGGGACGCACCACGGGACCCGCGTCGTCGTCGAACCAGCGGTGGGTCTCCTGTGACGCTTGTGGCCCCTGCGATCTCTGTGTTCTTTGCGTGCCCTGTATCCCTCGTCCGTCGTCGCTCATGACCTCCCACTACCCCCCGGCGGGCAGGTCCGTGCGCGGCGCCGTCCCCAGATGCACGCCCACCCTCTTGACCAGCAGCGTCATTTCGTACGCCACCAGGCCGACGTCGGAGTCCGCGTCGGCGAGGACGGCCAGACAGCTGCCGTCGCCCGCCGCCGTGACGAAGAGGAACGCGTCGTCGAGCTCGACGACGGTCTGCCGGACCCTGCCCGCCTCGAAGTGTCTGCCCACGCCCTTGGCGAGGCTGTGGAACCCGGAGGCGACGGCGGCGAGGTGCTCGCTGTCCTCCCTGGTCAGGTTCTTCGACACGCCGGTGGGCAGGCCGTCGCCCGAGAGGACGAGCGCCTTGCGGATGCTGGCGACGCGCTGCACCAGGTCGTCCAGGAGCCAGTTCAGCTCACCTGACCCCCCGGTCGTGGCGGTGCGTGCGTCGGCCTTCGGTGCGGTCATCGACCGTCCCCCTCTGTGGTTCCTGGTGCTGTGCCGTCCGTGGCGGTGTCGCCGGCGGCGTTCTCGTCCCGGCCGCGCTGCCAGCCCCGCTGGAGCGAGGCCATGCGGCTGCGTACCTCTTCCGCGTCGCGCTCCTCCGGCCGGGTCTCGGCGCGCTCGGAACGGCGGTCCGGACTGTCCTTCAACTGCGGGGCGAGGCTGGCCTGCCGGACACGGCGGGGCAGTCCCCCCAGAGTGGTCGTGGTGTTGCGGTCCTGGTCGGTGCTCCTGTGCTGGTCGGTGTCCTGGTGACGCTGATCGGTGGTCCTGCCCGGTGCCGCGTCGGGCACCGGGGCGACGGGCGGCCGCGTGTCGGTGCGGTCCTGGCTGCCGCGGCCCTGGAGGCCGGTGCGGCGGCGCCTGGGCAGCTCCGCGGGCCCCTCCGCGTCGTCGGTGGCCGTGACGTCCCGGTGCGGCGGGGACAGCTCGGGCCAGGCCGACTGCGGCTCGGGACGGCGCGGCAGGTCGAGGCCGCCGGGTGCGGTGGGGCGCGGCGGACGGGTGCCCGCCGGACCCTCCGTGGTCCCCGGGCGCCAGGGGCGCCCCTGCGTCCCGTCCTCGGCCGCGGGGTCCAGCGGCCGGTCGCCGAACGGCGCACCGCCGTCGGGCCGCTCTCCGAAGGGAGCGCCTTCCTGCGACCTGCCGTCCTGGGGCCTGCTGTCCGGCGGCCGGTTGTCCGCGGGGCGGCTGTCCCCGGGACGGGTGTGCGTCACGGGGCGGCCGTGCGAGCTGACCAGCTTGGGTGCCCTGCGGCGCGGCAGCTGTACGGGTCCCTCGGAACGGGCCTCTTCGGAGTGGGCGCTTTCGGCGCTCTCCTCCGTGGCGCGGCCCGCCGCCGCGTCGGGGCGGGCGGGTTCGGCGCGGCCCGGCTCCCGCTCGTCGCGGGCCTGCTGGTGCTGCTCCCCCGGCGTGCCCGCCACCCGGCGCCTCGGCCGGAAGAGCCCGCCGATCTCGCTGTCCTCGTCGCCGAGCGCGCCGGGGAAGGAGTCGAGGTCCGCCATGCCGACGGGGGCCTCCAGCTCGACGGGGCCGTCGAGGACGGAGGCGGGAAGGCCGGGCAGTTGCACGGGCACCTGGGCGAGCGCCGCCGTGCGATCGGCCGTCTTGTCGGTGCTGACGGCGGGCTCCTTGGGCTGCGGCCTGTCGAGCCGGAAGCCGACGCCACCGGTGTCGGGCACGTCGTCGGTGAGCAGGCCCTCGGGGATGAAGACCACGGCGGTCGTACCGCCGTACGGCGACGGCTGCAGCGAGACACGGACGCGCTGGCGCTGCGCGAGGCGGCTGACCACGAACAGACCGAGCCGGTCGGTGTCGGAGAGCTCGAACTCGGGGGTCTCCGCGAGCCGCAGGTTCGCGTCGAGCAGTGCGTCGGCGGCCATGCCCAGGCCCCGGTCGTGGATCTCCAAGGTGAAGCCGTTGGCGACGTGCTCGCCCAGGACCTGCACGGCGGTGTGCGGCGGCGAGAACACCGTGGCGTTCTCCAGGAGTTCGGCCATCAGGTGCGTGAGGTCGGCGACGGCGGGACCGGTGACCGCGATGCGGGGCAGGCGGCGCACCTCGATGCGCTCGTAGTCCTCGACCTCCGCCACGGCGGCGCGCACCACGTCCATGAGCTGGACGGGCTTGCGCCACTGTCGGGAAGGGGCCGCTCCGGAGAGGATCACGAGGCCCTCGGCGTGCCGTCGCATGCGGGTGGTCAGGTGGTCGAGGCGGAAGAGGTCGGCGAGCTCGTCGGTGTCCTCGGTGCGCCGCTCCATGGTGTCCAGGAGCGTGAGCTGCTTGTGCAGCAGGACCTGGCTGCGCCGGGCGAGGTTGACGAAGACCTCGGAGACGCCGCGGCGCAAGTCGGCCTGTTTGACGGTGGCTTCCACGGCGGCCCGCTGCAGGGTGTTGAGCGCCTGCCCGACCTGTCCGATCTCGTCCTTATCGTACGTCAGTCGCGGCGACTCGGTCTCCACGTCCACCTGTTCACCGGCCGCGAGGCGGCGCAGGACGCCGGGCAGTCGGACGCCGGACGCCTCGTGGGCCTCCAGCCGCAGGCGGCGTAGGTCGCGGATGAGGCTGCGTCCGATGCGTATGGACATGAAGAGCGAGACCAGGAGGGCGAGCAGGCCCACGACGCCTGCCACGACCGCGCGGACGATGACGCCGACGGAGGCCGGTTCGACACGGTCCTGGAAGCGGTCGGCCGCCTCGATGTTGCGCTGCGTGAGCTCCTTGAGGACCCGGCTCGCGGACGCGTCCCAGTGGGCCGTCGTCACCGCGCGCGGGGTGCCGGGCGTCGACGCGATGACGTCTTCCTCGGCCTTGCGCAGCTGGGTGGTCTCGGCGCCGTTCCAGAACCGCTCGTAGCGCTCACGGTCGCCCTCGGGCAGCTGTGCGAGGTTCACCTCGTAGAGCAGTTCGCGCTGCGCCCGCAGTTCGGCGATCTGCCGGATCTCCGGCTTGGTGACCCGTCGCGCGACGAGGGAGGAACTGAGCAACGCGTCCTCGCGGGACAGCAGTTCACGCGCGCGTGAGACACCGACGAGGGCGCGGCCCTGCTGGTCGAGGCCCACGTCGTCGAGTCCGGCGAAGCCGTTGAGCGTGGTCAGGAAGCCGAAGCAGGGATCGATCAGCTTCGAGTACATCTTCAGGGCGCCCGCCCTGGTGATCGTGCCCTCTTCGACGGTGCGGCGCAGCGAGTCGATGCCGCGGAACGCCTCGACGAGCGCGGTGAGCTGCTCCTCGGAGTCTCCGTAGACGTTGTCCCTGATGTCCGGGTCATCGGCCTTCGCCCGCGCCTTGCTGACCATGTCGTCGGTCGCGGTGCGACTGCGGCGCAGGGCGGCGAGGGCGTCGGAGGCGCGGGGGTCGGCGAGGTAGACGAGAGTCCGCCTGCGCTCCTCCTGGACCACGCGGATCGTGTCCTCGATGGGATAGCCGAGCTCGTCGACGACGTACGACGCCTCGAGCACTCGATTCGCCTCGCGACCGGTGATGACGGTGGCGAAGCCCCATATCGCGGTCAGGGAAACCAGCGGCACGAGCAGCAGTGCCACGATCTTCCGGCGGATGGACTTCCCGCGAAAGCGCATGGCCTCCCCCTGATCGGCCCCCTGCGGCCGGTGCATGGGCCAGGGGCACACATGTGCGTCAACAAACGGCGCGAGCCTACTACTGACCCACGGGCAACTCGAAGGCGCATCCGAACGCTTTTCAGCCGTGACGCGAAAGGGACGTCCCCAGTTGTCCCTCCATTACGGGAGATTGCGTCCCAGCATGTGCCGCATGCCACCTGGGCCCATCCCCCTTTGCCCGTACGCCAGTTGGCCGGATTTCTTCGCTGAACGGAAGGTGCGCGACCGGTTCATGTCCGGTTCGCGGAAGCATCGCGGGAATCTTTCGGATCTCCCGTTCGTCAGTCAGGGAGAGGGGCGTGAGGCCGGACCATGAGCGAGCGACATAAAGCGCAGTAAAACGGGCAGCCACTGGTGAGTTGGGCGGTGGCGTCCGGCGAGAGGCCGCGAGGCGCGGGGGGAGTGACGAATCGATGGGTACGACAGTGCGCGACAAGGCGTCCGGGAGCGGTGCGGCCGCGCAGGAGCGCGAAGAGCCGGGACAGCGCCCGCCGTTGTGGGTCGAGGAGCCCGCGCGCAAGAGACGGCTGCCCGATCCCGTGCGCACGTCCGCCGTGCGGGCCGTGATCATCGTGGCGCTCACCCTGGTGCAGGCGATGGTCGCCTTCCTGTCCGCGCTCGCCGGTTCCTGGCTGTCCTTCCCCATGGTGCTGAGCAGCGTGGCCAGTACGGTCGTCGCGACGTGGGGCGTCCTCGACGTGTGGGTGACCCGCCAGGTGTGGAACCAGCGCAACGGCGTGGTCTCGGCGCCGAGCAGCACGGCACGCCGTCTGCGGAGGGAGCGGCGCCGAGCGCGTCGGCAGGCTCGCGCTGAGGGGCGCGGCAAGGTGCGCATACGTAGGCGGGGTGGGGCGGGACAGCTGTCTCACCCTTGAGGGGGCCGCGTGGTGGGCCGCTCCCGGGTCAGACCACCGTCTCCTTTGCCCGGCTCTCCTGGGCGGCAAGCTCTCGGCGCACCTTCATGAAGGGACGCGCCCGGCCCACGGCGAAGGCGGCCGTGGTGCGACCCTCCCGCTCGTAGACGGCGAGGAAGCCGCCCTCGTCGAGGACTTCAGGGGAGCCTTCGAGGATGCGGACGGTGTCGCCGTCCTCCCGGCGGCCCGCGAACTGGATGCGGGAGCCGTACTGATCCGACCAGAAGTACGGGAGCGGGCGCGCCGCCTCGACCGTGCGTCCCGCCAGCAAGTTCCTTACGGCGACGCGGGGTTGCTCCGTGGCACTCGTCCAGTGCTCGGCGCGGACGCCGCCCACGCGGGCGACGTCACCGACCGCGACGACCTGGGGCAGCGCGGTCGCACAGCCGTCGTCGCACAGGACCCCGTCGGCCACGGCGAGGGAGGAGCCGGCGAGCCAACCGGTGTTGGGGGTGGCGCCGATGCCGACGACGACCACGTCGGCAGCCAGCGAGCGCCCGTCGGCGAACTCCACGGACCTGACGGCGGGCAGCGCCTCGGCACCGGCACGCCCCCAGTCAGCGCCACCCGCACCGGCACCAGCACCAGCACCAGCACCAGCACCAGCAGCGACACCCCCGCCCCGGAGCCGAGCCACTCCCACTCCGGTCAGCAGCCTCGCCCCGCCCCGTTCGTGGAGACCCGCGCACACCAGGGCGAGTTCGGTGCCGAGCTGGGCGGCGAGCGGGAGCGGTGCGGCCTCGACGACCGTGACGTCATGCCCGAGCGCCACGCACGAGGACGCGGTCTCGGCGCCGATGAAGCCTCCGCCGATCACCACGACGCGGCGCGGGCCCCGGGTCAGTTCGGCGCGCAGCGCACGGGCGTCGTCGAGGTCGCGCAGGGTGTGGACGCCCGCGAGCGGGGGCCCTGGCAACCGCCGCGCGCTCGCCCCGGTGGCGACGACCACGCCGTCGCTCGCCAGGGTGCGCCCGTCGTCCAGGACGACCGTGCGGTCCCGCACGTCGAGCGCCCGCGCCCGCGCGCCGAGGATCCATTCGGCACGGAGTTCGGCCAGTTCCTCCGGGTCGGTGAGGGCGATTCGGTCGACTTGGGCGGCCCGGTCCTCGTCGCCCGCGCCCGTGAGGAAGTCTTTGGACAGCGGCGGTCGGTCGTACGGCTGGTGCGGCTCGGCCCCGACGACGGTCAGGCGCCCTGCGAACCCCTGGGCCCGCAGCTCGCGCGCCGCGTACAGCCCGGCGAGCGAGGCGCCCACCACGGTGACGGCCCTCATGCGGCGGATCCCTCCCCGGTCGCCGCCACGTCGGCGGCGAGGCGGACGTGGATCATGCCGTCCGCGACGTGCACCTCATGGGTGCGGACGGGCTTGCGGGCGGGCAGGCAGGTCGGCCGCCCGGTGCGGAGATCGAATGAGGCGGCGTGGAGCGGGCATTCGACCAGACAGCCCTCCAACCATCCCTCGGACAGGGACGCGTCCTGGTGGCTGCATGTGTCGTCGACGGCGAAGAGCTCGCCGTCGGCGTTGAACACCGCGACGGGCGGCGTGGTGTCGAGACGGACGGACTCGCCCGCGGGGAGGTCGGCTAGGCGGCATACGGGAATCATGGGCCCCCCTCTTGGTCTCATTCGGCCCGGTCCTGGCCCCTTCTGGGGACAAGACCCTTCGGTAACATGATGTTTCGTATGGCGCACGAGGGAGCGCTATGCGCAACAGAATCCGGCCGGGAAGCCCACCGCGTCAAGGGCTTCCCGAAGACGCGGCCCGACGGGCCGCCAGGTGGTGAGAGTTGAGATATGACCGGCACGCGGAAACAGGCTGATCACAGCAGTGGCCCCGACGGGGAAGCCCGCGAGAGGCAGCCGAAGGGAGCCGCCGGATCCGTCCAGTCCGTGGACCGCGCGGTGAGCGTCCTGGAGATCCTCGCGCGGCTCGGCGAGGCCGGAGTCACCGACATCGCCGACGAGTTGGGCGTGCACAAGTCGACGGCCTTCCGGCTCCTCGGGGTGCTCGAGAACCGCGGCCTCGTCGGTCAGGCCAAGGACCGCGGCAAGTACTTCCTGGGTGCGGGCGTACTCCGCCTCGCGGGGGCGGCGGCAGTGCGCATGGACATCTCCCAGGAGGGCGGCCCGGTCTGCCGGGAACTCGCCGACGAACTGGGCGAGACGGTCAACATCGCGGTCCTGGACGACGATGCCGCGGTCAACATCATGCAGGCGCGCGGCCCCGCGTCGGTGACCGCGCAGAACTGGCTGGGCAGACGCACCCCGCTGCACGCCACCTCCAGCGGCAAGGTGCTCCTCGCGCATCTGCCGACCACGCTGCGCGAGGGCCTGATAGCGCGCACGCTGCCGCGGCTCACCGAGCACACGGTGACCGGCACGGTGGCGCTGCGCGGCGAGCTGGAGACCGTCGTGGAGCACGGCTTCGCCGTCGCCGTCGAGGAGTTGGAGGTCGGCCTCGCCGCCGTCGCCGCGCCCGTGCGGGGGCACGACGGCAAGGTGATCGGGGCGCTCAGCGCGTCGGGGCCGGTGTACCGGCTGACCGAGGACCGGCTGACCGAGCTCGCCAAGCGCACGGTCGCGGCGGCCGTGGAGCTTTCCCGTCGGATGGGCTACGGCTTCTGACCGAGGACGCGGAGACGCGGCGGACATGAACGAGGGCGGGCCGGGAAATCCCGGCCCGCCCTCGTTCATGTCCGCCGCGTCTCCGTGCGCCCTCCGGGTTTTGCGAAGGGTTAACTCCACCCCCTTGACGGCCTCTTGATGGCGTTCCCACTATGTCTCTCATAGCGCAACCGATCGTGCAGTACGCAACAACGCCATCGCGTCGTAC contains:
- a CDS encoding DUF742 domain-containing protein, giving the protein MSDDGRGIQGTQRTQRSQGPQASQETHRWFDDDAGPVVRPYAMTRGRTTSPGQHRLDLIAVVIAEARAIGAPEADQTLSPEHVDIVELCRDTPQSVAELAAELDLPIGVVRVLIGDLVDDELVHVTRPVPPAELPDESILRDVINGLRAL
- a CDS encoding roadblock/LC7 domain-containing protein, coding for MTAPKADARTATTGGSGELNWLLDDLVQRVASIRKALVLSGDGLPTGVSKNLTREDSEHLAAVASGFHSLAKGVGRHFEAGRVRQTVVELDDAFLFVTAAGDGSCLAVLADADSDVGLVAYEMTLLVKRVGVHLGTAPRTDLPAGG
- a CDS encoding nitrate- and nitrite sensing domain-containing protein, translated to MRFRGKSIRRKIVALLLVPLVSLTAIWGFATVITGREANRVLEASYVVDELGYPIEDTIRVVQEERRRTLVYLADPRASDALAALRRSRTATDDMVSKARAKADDPDIRDNVYGDSEEQLTALVEAFRGIDSLRRTVEEGTITRAGALKMYSKLIDPCFGFLTTLNGFAGLDDVGLDQQGRALVGVSRARELLSREDALLSSSLVARRVTKPEIRQIAELRAQRELLYEVNLAQLPEGDRERYERFWNGAETTQLRKAEEDVIASTPGTPRAVTTAHWDASASRVLKELTQRNIEAADRFQDRVEPASVGVIVRAVVAGVVGLLALLVSLFMSIRIGRSLIRDLRRLRLEAHEASGVRLPGVLRRLAAGEQVDVETESPRLTYDKDEIGQVGQALNTLQRAAVEATVKQADLRRGVSEVFVNLARRSQVLLHKQLTLLDTMERRTEDTDELADLFRLDHLTTRMRRHAEGLVILSGAAPSRQWRKPVQLMDVVRAAVAEVEDYERIEVRRLPRIAVTGPAVADLTHLMAELLENATVFSPPHTAVQVLGEHVANGFTLEIHDRGLGMAADALLDANLRLAETPEFELSDTDRLGLFVVSRLAQRQRVRVSLQPSPYGGTTAVVFIPEGLLTDDVPDTGGVGFRLDRPQPKEPAVSTDKTADRTAALAQVPVQLPGLPASVLDGPVELEAPVGMADLDSFPGALGDEDSEIGGLFRPRRRVAGTPGEQHQQARDEREPGRAEPARPDAAAGRATEESAESAHSEEARSEGPVQLPRRRAPKLVSSHGRPVTHTRPGDSRPADNRPPDSRPQDGRSQEGAPFGERPDGGAPFGDRPLDPAAEDGTQGRPWRPGTTEGPAGTRPPRPTAPGGLDLPRRPEPQSAWPELSPPHRDVTATDDAEGPAELPRRRRTGLQGRGSQDRTDTRPPVAPVPDAAPGRTTDQRHQDTDQHRSTDQDRNTTTTLGGLPRRVRQASLAPQLKDSPDRRSERAETRPEERDAEEVRSRMASLQRGWQRGRDENAAGDTATDGTAPGTTEGDGR
- a CDS encoding NAD(P)/FAD-dependent oxidoreductase yields the protein MRAVTVVGASLAGLYAARELRAQGFAGRLTVVGAEPHQPYDRPPLSKDFLTGAGDEDRAAQVDRIALTDPEELAELRAEWILGARARALDVRDRTVVLDDGRTLASDGVVVATGASARRLPGPPLAGVHTLRDLDDARALRAELTRGPRRVVVIGGGFIGAETASSCVALGHDVTVVEAAPLPLAAQLGTELALVCAGLHERGGARLLTGVGVARLRGGGVAAGAGAGAGAGAGAGGADWGRAGAEALPAVRSVEFADGRSLAADVVVVGIGATPNTGWLAGSSLAVADGVLCDDGCATALPQVVAVGDVARVGGVRAEHWTSATEQPRVAVRNLLAGRTVEAARPLPYFWSDQYGSRIQFAGRREDGDTVRILEGSPEVLDEGGFLAVYEREGRTTAAFAVGRARPFMKVRRELAAQESRAKETVV
- a CDS encoding bifunctional 3-phenylpropionate/cinnamic acid dioxygenase ferredoxin subunit; protein product: MIPVCRLADLPAGESVRLDTTPPVAVFNADGELFAVDDTCSHQDASLSEGWLEGCLVECPLHAASFDLRTGRPTCLPARKPVRTHEVHVADGMIHVRLAADVAATGEGSAA
- a CDS encoding IclR family transcriptional regulator; amino-acid sequence: MTGTRKQADHSSGPDGEARERQPKGAAGSVQSVDRAVSVLEILARLGEAGVTDIADELGVHKSTAFRLLGVLENRGLVGQAKDRGKYFLGAGVLRLAGAAAVRMDISQEGGPVCRELADELGETVNIAVLDDDAAVNIMQARGPASVTAQNWLGRRTPLHATSSGKVLLAHLPTTLREGLIARTLPRLTEHTVTGTVALRGELETVVEHGFAVAVEELEVGLAAVAAPVRGHDGKVIGALSASGPVYRLTEDRLTELAKRTVAAAVELSRRMGYGF